One genomic segment of Mobula hypostoma chromosome 2, sMobHyp1.1, whole genome shotgun sequence includes these proteins:
- the rusc1 gene encoding AP-4 complex accessory subunit RUSC2 isoform X1 yields MLPCIIREFDLPRALEPGGSLPNLNAVGVQGRCLGLLIPSPAATVSTWETAQDLGSGLDTNCNGPRVAGWSWSWSQRGAEASLTPPSSPPSSSPSSGTSESLDSPPSKASLATGPVEFPASPSTSRSPLPTSSEFPDTPSSKASPTNTATEFPDSPSPSLSPSLGPSEFPVTPSSKASPATGYLEFQGSPSMDFSPSPGCLEFPDTPSLRASQATGHVEFPVSPSLGRSPSLGPSEFSDALSSTASPTNAPTEFPACPSLEHSPSPGPSEILDTPSSKASPALEPSEFPASPSLGLSPCPHPSEFPDALSSKAFPSVGFCEFPDSLSLGPSPSPHSSEFQASQSPHPSEFQASSSPHLTEFPNSPSPHPLEFPDSPSSKASSCLGPSELPSSQGSTSSPEAPGFPTSPSPGVAPPPEHLQTQDPAIPGSGVGSTPFRPTGASPALSTQSHSPTSSAHLETLGQGSDRPRVTTFHELALRRRRPPPPVPRPPAPDTRGVTGPPPPVVTFRELRWRVRAATLGSQEAGAEQGNSGERGKADGGAKPAEEASPLCAVHQRPQSLPLQPVLLCLSFPTPSLSPVPLPPAVDGQSDPQAGPCPGRPSPVGAYTPPQRGRLPLSLALSPGLGSPCPPTRPRAWSLPSPLIAPTPVRLLLKEPSPLGQLLGLAPALPTLMEAARRDGGSEGAGEGSAVWNAGTAGSHPLPGDPCAGQCGMSEPSSSPPLRPPHPGDRAPPFSRQHKKGLVWAVSVAVDEIVAHFSAARNVVQKTQLGDSRLTPQVGRLLLSGLCPALSAVIWDGLKPYRQDLIVGRRSTSPWSVVEASVKADQSMGKLYNLVQQFDQLSQLKSSQKKFNAFIFTLLNLKLLDVWMVSLYGCTEVLKTHYTPSAFLWAARSSDCGAFEELLLLLQPLSALAFQLDPLFEYHHPHQFLARGSARERDPVQEDGERRLGNGLGSEEGAPTSGPAARELPGEADGYRLQETFEQVSRWAGRLARAMLEPGPRQESEEDRKPAPETRVGEPGWWVQLSESCQLYRTPPGPGARCSVAGGPGRQQEARPLQLASLFGARIPSTYSPGEVEAQKPSGQRRRLPSEWLWVNIERLWGAPQVEKSGPHPTGLAETKPPPQRASRAVRTVRTLCDHTAPEPGHLGFQKGDTLEVLGNVDDAWIRCRRGDALGLVPIEYTSLV; encoded by the exons ATGCTGCCCTGCATCATTCGGGAGTTTGACCTCCCCCGTGCCCTGGAGCCAGGAGGCTCCCTCCCCAACCTCAACGCAGTGGGGGTGCAGGGTCGCTGCCTGGGTCTCTTGATTCCCAGCCCCGCGGCCACCGTCAGCACCTGGGAGACAGCGCAAGACCTCGGCTCTGGGCTGGATACCAATTGCAACGGGCCCCGGGTAGCTGGCTGGTCCTGGAGCTGGTCCCAGAGGGGAGCAGAGGCCTCCCTGACaccaccctcctcaccaccctcatcctccccctcctcGGGGACCTCAGAGTCTTTGGACTCTCCACCCTCAAAGGCCTCTCTGGCAACAGGGCCTGTAGAGTTCCCAGCCTCCCCTTCCACAAGtcgctcccctctccccacctcttcaGAATTCCCAGATACCCCGTCGTCTAAAGCCTCCCCAACAAATACTGCCACTGAATTCCCAGACTCCCCTTCCCCGAGTCTTTCCCCATCTCTGGGTCCCTCAGAATTCCCGGTTACTCCCTCCTCAAAGGCCTCCCCAGCTACTGGGTATTTAGAATTCCAAGGCTCCCCTTCAATGGATTTCTCCCCATCTCCAGGTTGCTTGGAATTCCCAGATACACCATCCCTAAGGGCCTCCCAAGCAACAGGGCACGTAGAGTTCCCGGTCTCCCCTTCCCTGGGACGATCCCCCTCTCTAGGTCCCTCAGAATTCTCGGATGCTCTGTCCTCAACGGCCTCTCCCACAAATGCTCCCACAGAATTTCCGGCCTGCCCTTCCCTGGAACATTCCCCATCTCCGGGCCCCTCAGAAATCTTGGATACTCCATCCTCAAAGGCCTCCCCAGCTCTGGAACCCTCAGAGTTCCCTGCCTCCCCTTCTCTGGGACTTTCTCCATGTCCGCATCCCTCAGAATTCCCAGATGCCCTGTCCTCAAAAGCCTTCCCATCTGTGGGATTCTGTGAATTCCCAGACTCCCTTTCCCTAGGGCCATCCCCATCTCCGCATTCCTCAGAATTCCAAGCTTCCCAGTCTCCGCACCCCTCAGAATTCCAAGCTTCCTCATCTCCGCATCTGACAGAATTCCCAAACTCCCCATCTCCACATCCCTTGGAATTCCCAGACAGTCCGTCCTCAAAGGCCTCCTCCTGTCTGGGACCCTCTGAATTGCCATCTTCTCAGGGATCAACTTCCTCCCCAGAGGCCCCTGGGTTCCCAACCTCTCCCTCCCCAGGGGTCGCCCCTCCACCTGAGCATTTGCAAACCCAGGACCCAGCTATCCCAGGGAGTGGTGTGGGATCCACACCCTTCCGCCCCACAGGAGCCTCCCCTGCTCTTTCCAcccagtcccactcccccacttccTCAGCGCACCTGGAGACCCTGGGTCAGGGGTCAGACAGGCCCCGGGTCACCACCTTTCATGAACTGGCGCTGCGGAGACGCCGCCCTCCGCCCCCGGTGCCCCGACCCCCAGCTCCGGACACCCGCGGAGTCACTGGACCCCCACCGCCGGTGGTCACCTTCCGGGAGCTGAGGTGGAGGGTCCGGGCAGCTACCCTGGGGTCCCAGGAGGCAGGAGCGGAGCAGGGGAACAGTGGAGAGCGGGGCAAGGCGGATGGGGGAGCCAAGCCGGCTGAGGAGG ccTCCCCCCTGTGCGCTGTCCACCAGCGCCCGCAGTCCCTTCCCCTCCAGCCCGTCCTGTTGTGCCTGTCGTTCCCAACGCCCAGCCTCTCCCCTGTCCCCCTTCCCCCGGCTGTGGACGGACAGTCTGATCCTCAGGCCGGCCCGTGTCCTGGACGTCCCTCGCCGGTCGGGGCGTACACTCCCCCTCAGCGAGGGAGACTTCCGCTGTCCCTGGCCCTGTCTCCAGGCCTCGGCTCACCGTGCCCCCCCACCCGACCCAGGGCATGGAGCCTCCCCTCCCCCCTGATCGCCCCCACCCCTGTCCGCCTCCTCCTCAAGGAGCCGTCCCCCCTCGGGCAGCTCCTGGGCCTGGCCCCTGCCCTCCCCACCCTGATGGAAGCTGCTCGGAGAGACGGCGGATCGGAAGGTGCGGGTGAAGGGTCCGCCGTTTGGAACGCTGGCA CGGCTGGGAGCCATCCTTTACCTGGGGATCCCTGTGCAGGACAGTGTGGGATGTCTGAACCGTCCTCAAGCCCCCCTCTCCGTCCACCCCACCCTGGGGACAGAGCCCCTCCGTTCAGTCGACAACACAAGAAAG GACTGGTGTGGGCGGTCAGTGTGGCCGTGGACGAGATTGTTGCTCACTTCAGCGCCGCTCGGAACGTGGTGCAGAAG acGCAGCTGGGGGACAGCCGCCTCACCCCCCAGGTGGGCCGCCTGCTGTTGTCGGGCCTTTGCCCCGCGCTCTCGGCGGTGATTTGGGACGGGCTGAAACCCTACCGGCAGGACCTGATTGTCGGGCGGAGGAGTACCTCCCCCTGGTCGGTGGTGGAAGCTTCAGTGAAGGCAG ATCAGTCCATGGGGAAACTGTACAATCTGGTTCAGCAGTTTGACCAACTCTCCCAGCTCAAGAGCTCCCAGAAGAAGTTCAATGCCTTCATATTTACACTGTTAAA cCTCAAGCTGCTTGACGTCTGGATGGTGTCCTTGTACGGCTGCACAG AGGTCTTGAAGACACACTACACGCCGTCGGCCTTCCTCTGGGCGGCCCGCTCCTCGGACTGCGGAGCGTTCGAGGAACTCCTGCTCCTCCTCCAGCCCCTGTCTGCCCTCGCCTTCCAGCTGGATCCGCTGTTTGAgtaccaccacccccaccagtTCCTGGCGAGGGGCAGCGCCCGGGAGCGGGATCCGGTCCAGGAGGACGGGGAGAGGCGGCTCGGGAATGGTCTGGGGAGCGAGGAGGGAGCCCCGACCAGCGGGCCAGCGGCCAGGGAGCTGCCAGGGGAAGCAGATGGCTACCGGCTACAGGAGACGTTTGAGCAGGTGTCCCGCTGGGCGGGGAGGCTGGCGCGTGCCATGCTGGAGCCGGGGCCCCGCCAGGAGTCGGAGGAAGACCGCAAGCCAGCCCCGGAGACCCGGGTCGGGGAGCCAGGCTGGTGGGTGCAGCTGAGCGAGAGCTGCCAGTTGTACCGTACCCCACCAGGCCCTGGCGCGCGGTGCAGCGTCGCAGGAGGCCCTGGGAGGCAGCAGGAGGCCAGGCCGCTGCAGCTGGCTTCGCTCTTTGGCGCCAGGATCCCCTCCACCTACTCCCCTGGCGAGGTGGAGGCGCAGAAACCGTCCGGGCAGCGGCGCAG GCTGCCCTCGGAATGGCTGTGGGTTAACATCGAGCGCCTGTGGGGAGCCCCACAAGTGGAGAAGTCCGGCCCCCACCCCACTGGACTGGCAGAAACGAAGCCACCGCCCCAGAGAGCCAGCAGAGCAGTGAG GACGGTGCGGACTCTGTGCGACCACACGGCTCCAGAGCCAGGACACCTCGGCTTCCAGAAGGGTGACACCCTGGAGGTTTTGGGCAACGTGGATGATGCCTGGATTCGTTGTCGACGTGGAGATGCCTTGGGACTGGTGCCCATCGAGTACACATCGCTCGTCTAG
- the rusc1 gene encoding AP-4 complex accessory subunit RUSC1 isoform X4: MSEPSSSPPLRPPHPGDRAPPFSRQHKKGLVWAVSVAVDEIVAHFSAARNVVQKTQLGDSRLTPQVGRLLLSGLCPALSAVIWDGLKPYRQDLIVGRRSTSPWSVVEASVKADQSMGKLYNLVQQFDQLSQLKSSQKKFNAFIFTLLNLKLLDVWMVSLYGCTEVLKTHYTPSAFLWAARSSDCGAFEELLLLLQPLSALAFQLDPLFEYHHPHQFLARGSARERDPVQEDGERRLGNGLGSEEGAPTSGPAARELPGEADGYRLQETFEQVSRWAGRLARAMLEPGPRQESEEDRKPAPETRVGEPGWWVQLSESCQLYRTPPGPGARCSVAGGPGRQQEARPLQLASLFGARIPSTYSPGEVEAQKPSGQRRRLPSEWLWVNIERLWGAPQVEKSGPHPTGLAETKPPPQRASRAVRTVRTLCDHTAPEPGHLGFQKGDTLEVLGNVDDAWIRCRRGDALGLVPIEYTSLV, encoded by the exons ATGTCTGAACCGTCCTCAAGCCCCCCTCTCCGTCCACCCCACCCTGGGGACAGAGCCCCTCCGTTCAGTCGACAACACAAGAAAG GACTGGTGTGGGCGGTCAGTGTGGCCGTGGACGAGATTGTTGCTCACTTCAGCGCCGCTCGGAACGTGGTGCAGAAG acGCAGCTGGGGGACAGCCGCCTCACCCCCCAGGTGGGCCGCCTGCTGTTGTCGGGCCTTTGCCCCGCGCTCTCGGCGGTGATTTGGGACGGGCTGAAACCCTACCGGCAGGACCTGATTGTCGGGCGGAGGAGTACCTCCCCCTGGTCGGTGGTGGAAGCTTCAGTGAAGGCAG ATCAGTCCATGGGGAAACTGTACAATCTGGTTCAGCAGTTTGACCAACTCTCCCAGCTCAAGAGCTCCCAGAAGAAGTTCAATGCCTTCATATTTACACTGTTAAA cCTCAAGCTGCTTGACGTCTGGATGGTGTCCTTGTACGGCTGCACAG AGGTCTTGAAGACACACTACACGCCGTCGGCCTTCCTCTGGGCGGCCCGCTCCTCGGACTGCGGAGCGTTCGAGGAACTCCTGCTCCTCCTCCAGCCCCTGTCTGCCCTCGCCTTCCAGCTGGATCCGCTGTTTGAgtaccaccacccccaccagtTCCTGGCGAGGGGCAGCGCCCGGGAGCGGGATCCGGTCCAGGAGGACGGGGAGAGGCGGCTCGGGAATGGTCTGGGGAGCGAGGAGGGAGCCCCGACCAGCGGGCCAGCGGCCAGGGAGCTGCCAGGGGAAGCAGATGGCTACCGGCTACAGGAGACGTTTGAGCAGGTGTCCCGCTGGGCGGGGAGGCTGGCGCGTGCCATGCTGGAGCCGGGGCCCCGCCAGGAGTCGGAGGAAGACCGCAAGCCAGCCCCGGAGACCCGGGTCGGGGAGCCAGGCTGGTGGGTGCAGCTGAGCGAGAGCTGCCAGTTGTACCGTACCCCACCAGGCCCTGGCGCGCGGTGCAGCGTCGCAGGAGGCCCTGGGAGGCAGCAGGAGGCCAGGCCGCTGCAGCTGGCTTCGCTCTTTGGCGCCAGGATCCCCTCCACCTACTCCCCTGGCGAGGTGGAGGCGCAGAAACCGTCCGGGCAGCGGCGCAG GCTGCCCTCGGAATGGCTGTGGGTTAACATCGAGCGCCTGTGGGGAGCCCCACAAGTGGAGAAGTCCGGCCCCCACCCCACTGGACTGGCAGAAACGAAGCCACCGCCCCAGAGAGCCAGCAGAGCAGTGAG GACGGTGCGGACTCTGTGCGACCACACGGCTCCAGAGCCAGGACACCTCGGCTTCCAGAAGGGTGACACCCTGGAGGTTTTGGGCAACGTGGATGATGCCTGGATTCGTTGTCGACGTGGAGATGCCTTGGGACTGGTGCCCATCGAGTACACATCGCTCGTCTAG
- the rusc1 gene encoding AP-4 complex accessory subunit RUSC1 isoform X2, translating to MLPCIIREFDLPRALEPGGSLPNLNAVGVQGRCLGLLIPSPAATVSTWETAQDLGSGLDTNCNGPRVAGWSWSWSQRGAEASLTPPSSPPSSSPSSGTSESLDSPPSKASLATGPVEFPASPSTSRSPLPTSSEFPDTPSSKASPTNTATEFPDSPSPSLSPSLGPSEFPVTPSSKASPATGYLEFQGSPSMDFSPSPGCLEFPDTPSLRASQATGHVEFPVSPSLGRSPSLGPSEFSDALSSTASPTNAPTEFPACPSLEHSPSPGPSEILDTPSSKASPALEPSEFPASPSLGLSPCPHPSEFPDALSSKAFPSVGFCEFPDSLSLGPSPSPHSSEFQASQSPHPSEFQASSSPHLTEFPNSPSPHPLEFPDSPSSKASSCLGPSELPSSQGSTSSPEAPGFPTSPSPGVAPPPEHLQTQDPAIPGSGVGSTPFRPTGASPALSTQSHSPTSSAHLETLGQGSDRPRVTTFHELALRRRRPPPPVPRPPAPDTRGVTGPPPPVVTFRELRWRVRAATLGSQEAGAEQGNSGERGKADGGAKPAEEAAGSHPLPGDPCAGQCGMSEPSSSPPLRPPHPGDRAPPFSRQHKKGLVWAVSVAVDEIVAHFSAARNVVQKTQLGDSRLTPQVGRLLLSGLCPALSAVIWDGLKPYRQDLIVGRRSTSPWSVVEASVKADQSMGKLYNLVQQFDQLSQLKSSQKKFNAFIFTLLNLKLLDVWMVSLYGCTEVLKTHYTPSAFLWAARSSDCGAFEELLLLLQPLSALAFQLDPLFEYHHPHQFLARGSARERDPVQEDGERRLGNGLGSEEGAPTSGPAARELPGEADGYRLQETFEQVSRWAGRLARAMLEPGPRQESEEDRKPAPETRVGEPGWWVQLSESCQLYRTPPGPGARCSVAGGPGRQQEARPLQLASLFGARIPSTYSPGEVEAQKPSGQRRRLPSEWLWVNIERLWGAPQVEKSGPHPTGLAETKPPPQRASRAVRTVRTLCDHTAPEPGHLGFQKGDTLEVLGNVDDAWIRCRRGDALGLVPIEYTSLV from the exons ATGCTGCCCTGCATCATTCGGGAGTTTGACCTCCCCCGTGCCCTGGAGCCAGGAGGCTCCCTCCCCAACCTCAACGCAGTGGGGGTGCAGGGTCGCTGCCTGGGTCTCTTGATTCCCAGCCCCGCGGCCACCGTCAGCACCTGGGAGACAGCGCAAGACCTCGGCTCTGGGCTGGATACCAATTGCAACGGGCCCCGGGTAGCTGGCTGGTCCTGGAGCTGGTCCCAGAGGGGAGCAGAGGCCTCCCTGACaccaccctcctcaccaccctcatcctccccctcctcGGGGACCTCAGAGTCTTTGGACTCTCCACCCTCAAAGGCCTCTCTGGCAACAGGGCCTGTAGAGTTCCCAGCCTCCCCTTCCACAAGtcgctcccctctccccacctcttcaGAATTCCCAGATACCCCGTCGTCTAAAGCCTCCCCAACAAATACTGCCACTGAATTCCCAGACTCCCCTTCCCCGAGTCTTTCCCCATCTCTGGGTCCCTCAGAATTCCCGGTTACTCCCTCCTCAAAGGCCTCCCCAGCTACTGGGTATTTAGAATTCCAAGGCTCCCCTTCAATGGATTTCTCCCCATCTCCAGGTTGCTTGGAATTCCCAGATACACCATCCCTAAGGGCCTCCCAAGCAACAGGGCACGTAGAGTTCCCGGTCTCCCCTTCCCTGGGACGATCCCCCTCTCTAGGTCCCTCAGAATTCTCGGATGCTCTGTCCTCAACGGCCTCTCCCACAAATGCTCCCACAGAATTTCCGGCCTGCCCTTCCCTGGAACATTCCCCATCTCCGGGCCCCTCAGAAATCTTGGATACTCCATCCTCAAAGGCCTCCCCAGCTCTGGAACCCTCAGAGTTCCCTGCCTCCCCTTCTCTGGGACTTTCTCCATGTCCGCATCCCTCAGAATTCCCAGATGCCCTGTCCTCAAAAGCCTTCCCATCTGTGGGATTCTGTGAATTCCCAGACTCCCTTTCCCTAGGGCCATCCCCATCTCCGCATTCCTCAGAATTCCAAGCTTCCCAGTCTCCGCACCCCTCAGAATTCCAAGCTTCCTCATCTCCGCATCTGACAGAATTCCCAAACTCCCCATCTCCACATCCCTTGGAATTCCCAGACAGTCCGTCCTCAAAGGCCTCCTCCTGTCTGGGACCCTCTGAATTGCCATCTTCTCAGGGATCAACTTCCTCCCCAGAGGCCCCTGGGTTCCCAACCTCTCCCTCCCCAGGGGTCGCCCCTCCACCTGAGCATTTGCAAACCCAGGACCCAGCTATCCCAGGGAGTGGTGTGGGATCCACACCCTTCCGCCCCACAGGAGCCTCCCCTGCTCTTTCCAcccagtcccactcccccacttccTCAGCGCACCTGGAGACCCTGGGTCAGGGGTCAGACAGGCCCCGGGTCACCACCTTTCATGAACTGGCGCTGCGGAGACGCCGCCCTCCGCCCCCGGTGCCCCGACCCCCAGCTCCGGACACCCGCGGAGTCACTGGACCCCCACCGCCGGTGGTCACCTTCCGGGAGCTGAGGTGGAGGGTCCGGGCAGCTACCCTGGGGTCCCAGGAGGCAGGAGCGGAGCAGGGGAACAGTGGAGAGCGGGGCAAGGCGGATGGGGGAGCCAAGCCGGCTGAGGAGG CGGCTGGGAGCCATCCTTTACCTGGGGATCCCTGTGCAGGACAGTGTGGGATGTCTGAACCGTCCTCAAGCCCCCCTCTCCGTCCACCCCACCCTGGGGACAGAGCCCCTCCGTTCAGTCGACAACACAAGAAAG GACTGGTGTGGGCGGTCAGTGTGGCCGTGGACGAGATTGTTGCTCACTTCAGCGCCGCTCGGAACGTGGTGCAGAAG acGCAGCTGGGGGACAGCCGCCTCACCCCCCAGGTGGGCCGCCTGCTGTTGTCGGGCCTTTGCCCCGCGCTCTCGGCGGTGATTTGGGACGGGCTGAAACCCTACCGGCAGGACCTGATTGTCGGGCGGAGGAGTACCTCCCCCTGGTCGGTGGTGGAAGCTTCAGTGAAGGCAG ATCAGTCCATGGGGAAACTGTACAATCTGGTTCAGCAGTTTGACCAACTCTCCCAGCTCAAGAGCTCCCAGAAGAAGTTCAATGCCTTCATATTTACACTGTTAAA cCTCAAGCTGCTTGACGTCTGGATGGTGTCCTTGTACGGCTGCACAG AGGTCTTGAAGACACACTACACGCCGTCGGCCTTCCTCTGGGCGGCCCGCTCCTCGGACTGCGGAGCGTTCGAGGAACTCCTGCTCCTCCTCCAGCCCCTGTCTGCCCTCGCCTTCCAGCTGGATCCGCTGTTTGAgtaccaccacccccaccagtTCCTGGCGAGGGGCAGCGCCCGGGAGCGGGATCCGGTCCAGGAGGACGGGGAGAGGCGGCTCGGGAATGGTCTGGGGAGCGAGGAGGGAGCCCCGACCAGCGGGCCAGCGGCCAGGGAGCTGCCAGGGGAAGCAGATGGCTACCGGCTACAGGAGACGTTTGAGCAGGTGTCCCGCTGGGCGGGGAGGCTGGCGCGTGCCATGCTGGAGCCGGGGCCCCGCCAGGAGTCGGAGGAAGACCGCAAGCCAGCCCCGGAGACCCGGGTCGGGGAGCCAGGCTGGTGGGTGCAGCTGAGCGAGAGCTGCCAGTTGTACCGTACCCCACCAGGCCCTGGCGCGCGGTGCAGCGTCGCAGGAGGCCCTGGGAGGCAGCAGGAGGCCAGGCCGCTGCAGCTGGCTTCGCTCTTTGGCGCCAGGATCCCCTCCACCTACTCCCCTGGCGAGGTGGAGGCGCAGAAACCGTCCGGGCAGCGGCGCAG GCTGCCCTCGGAATGGCTGTGGGTTAACATCGAGCGCCTGTGGGGAGCCCCACAAGTGGAGAAGTCCGGCCCCCACCCCACTGGACTGGCAGAAACGAAGCCACCGCCCCAGAGAGCCAGCAGAGCAGTGAG GACGGTGCGGACTCTGTGCGACCACACGGCTCCAGAGCCAGGACACCTCGGCTTCCAGAAGGGTGACACCCTGGAGGTTTTGGGCAACGTGGATGATGCCTGGATTCGTTGTCGACGTGGAGATGCCTTGGGACTGGTGCCCATCGAGTACACATCGCTCGTCTAG
- the rusc1 gene encoding AP-4 complex accessory subunit RUSC1 isoform X3, giving the protein MEAARRDGGSEGAGEGSAVWNAGTAGSHPLPGDPCAGQCGMSEPSSSPPLRPPHPGDRAPPFSRQHKKGLVWAVSVAVDEIVAHFSAARNVVQKTQLGDSRLTPQVGRLLLSGLCPALSAVIWDGLKPYRQDLIVGRRSTSPWSVVEASVKADQSMGKLYNLVQQFDQLSQLKSSQKKFNAFIFTLLNLKLLDVWMVSLYGCTEVLKTHYTPSAFLWAARSSDCGAFEELLLLLQPLSALAFQLDPLFEYHHPHQFLARGSARERDPVQEDGERRLGNGLGSEEGAPTSGPAARELPGEADGYRLQETFEQVSRWAGRLARAMLEPGPRQESEEDRKPAPETRVGEPGWWVQLSESCQLYRTPPGPGARCSVAGGPGRQQEARPLQLASLFGARIPSTYSPGEVEAQKPSGQRRRLPSEWLWVNIERLWGAPQVEKSGPHPTGLAETKPPPQRASRAVRTVRTLCDHTAPEPGHLGFQKGDTLEVLGNVDDAWIRCRRGDALGLVPIEYTSLV; this is encoded by the exons ATGGAAGCTGCTCGGAGAGACGGCGGATCGGAAGGTGCGGGTGAAGGGTCCGCCGTTTGGAACGCTGGCA CGGCTGGGAGCCATCCTTTACCTGGGGATCCCTGTGCAGGACAGTGTGGGATGTCTGAACCGTCCTCAAGCCCCCCTCTCCGTCCACCCCACCCTGGGGACAGAGCCCCTCCGTTCAGTCGACAACACAAGAAAG GACTGGTGTGGGCGGTCAGTGTGGCCGTGGACGAGATTGTTGCTCACTTCAGCGCCGCTCGGAACGTGGTGCAGAAG acGCAGCTGGGGGACAGCCGCCTCACCCCCCAGGTGGGCCGCCTGCTGTTGTCGGGCCTTTGCCCCGCGCTCTCGGCGGTGATTTGGGACGGGCTGAAACCCTACCGGCAGGACCTGATTGTCGGGCGGAGGAGTACCTCCCCCTGGTCGGTGGTGGAAGCTTCAGTGAAGGCAG ATCAGTCCATGGGGAAACTGTACAATCTGGTTCAGCAGTTTGACCAACTCTCCCAGCTCAAGAGCTCCCAGAAGAAGTTCAATGCCTTCATATTTACACTGTTAAA cCTCAAGCTGCTTGACGTCTGGATGGTGTCCTTGTACGGCTGCACAG AGGTCTTGAAGACACACTACACGCCGTCGGCCTTCCTCTGGGCGGCCCGCTCCTCGGACTGCGGAGCGTTCGAGGAACTCCTGCTCCTCCTCCAGCCCCTGTCTGCCCTCGCCTTCCAGCTGGATCCGCTGTTTGAgtaccaccacccccaccagtTCCTGGCGAGGGGCAGCGCCCGGGAGCGGGATCCGGTCCAGGAGGACGGGGAGAGGCGGCTCGGGAATGGTCTGGGGAGCGAGGAGGGAGCCCCGACCAGCGGGCCAGCGGCCAGGGAGCTGCCAGGGGAAGCAGATGGCTACCGGCTACAGGAGACGTTTGAGCAGGTGTCCCGCTGGGCGGGGAGGCTGGCGCGTGCCATGCTGGAGCCGGGGCCCCGCCAGGAGTCGGAGGAAGACCGCAAGCCAGCCCCGGAGACCCGGGTCGGGGAGCCAGGCTGGTGGGTGCAGCTGAGCGAGAGCTGCCAGTTGTACCGTACCCCACCAGGCCCTGGCGCGCGGTGCAGCGTCGCAGGAGGCCCTGGGAGGCAGCAGGAGGCCAGGCCGCTGCAGCTGGCTTCGCTCTTTGGCGCCAGGATCCCCTCCACCTACTCCCCTGGCGAGGTGGAGGCGCAGAAACCGTCCGGGCAGCGGCGCAG GCTGCCCTCGGAATGGCTGTGGGTTAACATCGAGCGCCTGTGGGGAGCCCCACAAGTGGAGAAGTCCGGCCCCCACCCCACTGGACTGGCAGAAACGAAGCCACCGCCCCAGAGAGCCAGCAGAGCAGTGAG GACGGTGCGGACTCTGTGCGACCACACGGCTCCAGAGCCAGGACACCTCGGCTTCCAGAAGGGTGACACCCTGGAGGTTTTGGGCAACGTGGATGATGCCTGGATTCGTTGTCGACGTGGAGATGCCTTGGGACTGGTGCCCATCGAGTACACATCGCTCGTCTAG